The genomic DNA GGAATGCCGCCGCGGATGGAGGAAAGGTGCGCGAAATGCCCCACAAAGTGCATATCGAGCGCCTCGTACACGCCGATCCCGTCATTGGAAAGGTTGTTGATCGCGCGGATAAAATTGCGCATGGTGAACATATCGCTGCCGCCGTGGCCGTACGTTTCGGCAAGTTCGGTCAATTCGTCGGTGGGGACGTACGTCTTGTATTCCTCGCCGCACACGTCGTCAAGACTGATCGAAACTTCCGCCGTGCCCTTGCCCAGCCCCTCGCGGCCGCTTTCGATCTTGCCTTTGCTGCCGTACATACAGTACCAGACCGAATTGCGGGCGGGCGCGATGCCGTGCAGACTCTTGACGATGCCGCCGTTTTCCAGCGTGACCATTTCGACGGCGAACGGCGTCGCCGCGCAGCCCATGCGCGAAGTTTTTTCGTTGTAGGGAACTTCAAAACCCGTCACGCGCACGGGGCGCAGGCGCGTCGCGTGCAGGATGGGACCGAAAGAATGGGTGCTGTAATAGAAAGCGTCCATGGTGTTGCGCCAATGGCGGCGGCTGCCGTGCGTCAGTTCGCCCCAACCGCCCTCGCAGTTGTGCAGATATTCCCCTTCCGCATACTGAAACTCGCCGAGTTTGCCCTCGCCGTACAGTTTTGTCATCTCCCGCGCCGCCAGCGAAAAGCAGTAATTTTCCGCATAATGGTACACTTTGCCGCTCTCTTCCACAGCGTCGCACAGTTCCGCCGCCTCTTTTAA from Candidatus Borkfalkia ceftriaxoniphila includes the following:
- a CDS encoding Gfo/Idh/MocA family protein, translated to MKKVKIGVLGGFRGKTMMNYAVKSDDCEIAAVCDFSPEVLAHLKEYFAENNYKTSFYSDFDAFLESGVEAVVLANYANEHAPFAIRCLKRGLHVLSEVLPVQTLKEAAELCDAVEESGKVYHYAENYCFSLAAREMTKLYGEGKLGEFQYAEGEYLHNCEGGWGELTHGSRRHWRNTMDAFYYSTHSFGPILHATRLRPVRVTGFEVPYNEKTSRMGCAATPFAVEMVTLENGGIVKSLHGIAPARNSVWYCMYGSKGKIESGREGLGKGTAEVSISLDDVCGEEYKTYVPTDELTELAETYGHGGSDMFTMRNFIRAINNLSNDGIGVYEALDMHFVGHFAHLSSIRGGIPVEIPDFRDRAVRDQFRADDTSVMKADNDFTKNPVSCYPTPDYPESLYAAQRAEIERKKKES